The Hydrogenimonas thermophila genome contains the following window.
AAAGATTTTGCAATATTGGTGATACTTCACTTGTCTCTTCACCTATTGCTATAGCTTGCAAGAAAGATGGATCTACTTGAAACTCTTCAGACTTTAATGCAATAGATAACTTTTTCCCTTCTACTACTTTTTGAGCTGAATCAAGAAAAAGAGACTTTATGACACTGTTATTTAAAATTTGTGCTGAAAGGTTTATAGCTTGAACAAAAGGTACACCTGACTGCACCAAAACTGCAGCCATATATGAAAATTTTCCAAGCTCATTTTTTTCAATCATTGGACCAAAAAATGGTATAGAAAGTAAAACTCTATCAACCGCAGTACGAAATGCAGGTATTTTGGCTCTTGAAATATAAAATAGTATGATTGCAGATATTAATACTACAAGCATATGCACCCAATAATTTGAAAATATATTGCCCGCATTAATAACAAATTTTGTAATAGGAGGCAACTCCTGTCCCATTTGCGTAAATATGTTTGCAATTTTAGGAACAACATAAGAGATCATAAAAGCAACCATACCAATAGAAGCAATTAAAATAAATGCTGGGTAAGCGAATGCTCCTTGGATCTGTTTATTGATCCGCTCTCTCTCTTTTAAGAAAGTAGACATCTTTTGTAAAACACCAGCTAAAATTCCGCTCTCTTCAGATACTTTGATTGCTTGTTTGTAAAATGCCGGCAGAATTACTACAGACTGTTTTTCCATTGCACCATAGAGTGTTTTTCCCTCATCAATGGCAGTAATAAGCGTTTGAAGAAAAGTCTCTATCTTTTTGTGATGCTCATACTGGTTTTTAAGTAGACCAAGTGCTTTAACTAGTGGAATTCCAGCTTTAATAAAAATGGCAAGGTCTCTGCTTATAACTGCCAACTCTGAAGGTTTAATGCGATAAGCACGTTTTAAAGAGAGCTTAGGAAGTAAAGATTGTTCAGCTTTAATATCTGTATAGAAAATACCTTGAGATTTTAACCTTTGTTTAACCTCATCTATACTCTCTGCCTCTAATTGACCTTTACGCTTTTGACCCTTTTTATCTATGCCTCTGTATTGGTAAATCATTCGTAAGCTTTCAGTTTAATATCTATCACTCTGTCTCTTGCAGATTCTACATCATTAAACCTTACCGGATCTGCATAGGCAAACATAAGTAAAGCCCCTTTGCCATCATCTACAATAATCTCGTCACCAGCCCCATTTTTTCTAACTTTATATCGAAAATATACAGGTATTGGCTTTTGATCTTCATCTATAACCGGATCAAACTCTACCTCTTTTAGAGTTTCATCAGGCATTAATCTATAAACTATTGGCTTTTTCTTAAATAGTTGTAAACTCATTTTTGAAAGTTCATTGTCAAAATAGATTTTGCACTTTTTTGAGTTATCTTCTAAACACACTACTTCTGCTGATTTATAAAATCTGCTATCTCGCAAAATTTTTGGCAAATCAGAGAGTTTTATCTTTTTTTCTTCATTTTGAGAAAATTTAACAGCAACCAATGCATATATGAAGCCAATTATTACAATAACCAACATTAGTTCAAAGAGGGTGAATCCCCCTTTGAATCTATCTATTTGCATTCAGAGAGACGTATATCTTTATTCTCTTCACTGCCGCCCTCTTTACCATCGGCACCTAAAGAGATGAGTTCAGGCTTTCCATCCTCTTCAAGATAGACAAAAGGATGCCCCCAAGGATCTTTTGGCAAGTTATTATCTTCTAGATAACCAGATTTTGCATAGTTTGGCAGGTCGTCAGGAGATGGATTTTTTATAAGAGCTTCAAGTCCCTCTTCAGTTGTAGGGTATCTTCCATTATCTACTTTAAACATTTTTAGAGCTTGTGAAATATTTTTCATCTGAATACAGACTAGTTTCTGTTTTGCCTCTTCACTTTTTCCCGTTAAACTTGGCATAACAAGTGCTGCAAGCAACCCAAGAATAATAATAACTATCATCAATTCCATCAATGTAAATGCACCACGTTGTTTATAAACCCTACTCTTATTCATCATAAACTCAACCCCTTATATTGTATAAATATTGATGGCGCATTATAGCATATTAATAATGTATTAGTTTTTGAGTAAAACCTCTGCTATATTTGATTTAAGCTCTTCTGGAGTGCCTTGTATGTGAGGTGGGAACTGTGTACGATTAAAGGTTCTTTGACGTTTTGCCAGTTGTCGTGTGTGTATGCTGATCAACTCTTTAGCATCTTTTAATGAACACTTTCCATCAAAATAGTCCAAAATCTCTTTCACTCCTATAGCTTTCATAGGGTTATGGTTTCTGCCATATTTGTATTCAAGATTGGCAATTTCATCTACCAATCCCATTTCAAACATTTGATTAGTTCGTAACTCTATGCGTCTGTTTAAAACTTCTTTATCTATGCTTATCTCAAAAAGCTCAAGATCTTTTGCTACAGGTTTTGGAGGATTGTTTTTAAAGTATAAAGATGGAGCAGTACCTGTTTGGTAAAAAATTGTAAGAGCTTTCTCTATGCGGTACCTATCTGTGGGCATTAAATTTTTTGCATACACTTCATCAATTTTACTTAAAAAAGAGTAAGCCTTTTGCAGATCGCCCATCTCTTCTTCTACTTTTTTCTTTGTCTCTTCATCTATCTTTGGAAGTTCAGAAATTCCTTCTATAAGAGTTTTAAGATAAAAACCTGTTCCACCGACTATAATTAAATTTTTATTTTGCTCTTTGCAAAAGTCAACAGACTCTTTGTAGAGATCTATAAAGAGTGCTACATTAAATGGTGTATCTACATCTATTACATCAATCCCAAAGTGCAGTATGTCACCTCTTTCAGTTATAGTTGGTTTTGCAGAGGCTATGTCTATCTCTCTATAAAGAGCCAAAGAGTCCAGTGAGAGTATGACACAGTTATAATTTCTTGCCAACTCTAAAGATAGCGCGCTTTTACCTGATGCTGTCGGACCTAAAATAGCTATAGTTTTTATCTTATAACCTTTTATTTGGTGTTATTTACTGCCAATGTTTCAATGTTTGAGATTATATGATAAAATTCATTTAAAAAAAAAGGTGGGTTTTGAGATTAGTTAAATGGTATAAAGATTTTAACGAGCTTATTATGTTTCAACACTCTGTCTTTAGCTTGCCTTTTATTTTCATTGCAATGATAGTATCTGCTAATGGATGGTTTGGTTGGAAGCTTTTACTTCTTGGCGTTCTTGCAGCAGTCAGTGCAAGAAATTTTGCGATGCTTGTAAATCGTTACTTAGACAGAGATATTGATGCAAAGAATCCACGTACAAAAAATCGCCCTAATGTAGATGGTCGCTTTTCTGAAACTCAGCTACGTATTTTGATAATAGTAAATGCAATATTTTTTATTGCTGTGGCGTATGTTATAAATGATCTTGCCTTTTGGCTATCTTTCCCTATTTTACTTATTCTTGGCGGATACTCCTGGTTTAAACGTTTTTCTGAAATGGCACATTTGGTTTTGGGTCTCTCTCTTGGTTTGGCTCCTATCGCCGGTGCCATTGCTGTTGAAGGGACCATTCCTATGTGGTCTGTTATGCTTGCAGTAGGTGTAATGTTTTGGGTTGCAGGATTTGATCTGCTCTATTCACTGCAAGATATGGAGTTTGACAAAAAAGAGGGGCTCTACTCTATTCCTTCCCGTTATGGAAGTGATGCAACTATGTTTTTGGCAAAAATATTTCATACTATAGCAGTGCTTTTTTGGGCATTTTTTGTATCAACAGCAGAACTTGGATTTTTTGCTTGGTTGGCTGTTATTGCATCAGCAGGAATGCTTGCATATGAGCATCATATAGTTAACAAAGATTTTACAAAGATTGACAGAGCCTTTTTTACTGTAAACGGATATTTGGGATTTATTGTACTTGGGCTAATAATAGTTGACAGGATAGTGCAATGAATAGTGAAAAGATAAGATTGATTCCAGCTCCTTTAGAGATTTGTTATAACATTGCAGATAAAAATGCTGAAGCTTATGAGAGAGAGTATCAACTACTTAGTGAAACTGATGATGATCCAATAGGGCAATGGCTTAAAATTGCCAAAGCAAAGGGTGAAACAAAAGAGAGTGATCCTGTACTTCTTAATCTTTTAGTAGAGCTTCACCGTAAAGTCGATCAACTCACCCAGCTAGTAAAAAATGAAACCCCTGAACGCATTGAACTTCCTCACTCTACAGAGATAGAATCTATAGGATTTGAGCATTTTCAGCTTAAAGAGCCAAGATTTAAAGCGGGTGAGCAATATTATGGCAGGATTGAAATGCCTATTTTTCCTAAAAGAGATGTTCCTGTATGGTTTGTAGCTTTAGATGAGAAGATTGCACGAATAGAGAGAATTCATGACAGAGATGAAAAAGAGTGGAACAGTTATGTTGTTGCACGAGAACGGGTTATGATCAGGGAGATGAAGCGTATATGATTTTTTACTTTTTCATTTGGAATTCATCTTAGGTAAAAAGTAGATTTTGATGAAAGGCTATATGTGAATGAGATAGTACTAATGATCGCAGCATTAGCAACTGTTATGCTGATTGTGATCATATATTTAACAATTAAAGATAAAGAGAGTACAAGAAAGATAGCAATGCTAGAAACAGGCATTGATACATTAAATCAAGAGCTTTTTAGAATAACCAAAGAGATAGAATCTCTTAAAAAAGAGTTAAAAGAGTCAGATGAAAAGGTTTTGGAAATAGATACAGAGATGATAGACTCTATAGTGCATAACAAGCTAAAACCATTTGCTGTGCAGATGCAAAATATGGATGAAAAGATAACCTTTTTATCTGAAGATCTATTTGAAAATCTTGAACGCATCCAAAATCAGATGAGACATATAACATTTGCCAATGACCATACAGTACCTAGCGAAAAACAGATTTTACAGTTGCATTCACAGGGAATGGATGCTGAAAGCATTGCAAAACAGCTTCGCCTTGGAAAAGGTGAAGTAGAATTAGTATTGAAGTTCTCAAAAATCCATGCTTAATGTTCATCCAGAGTGGCAAGAGACCATAAAAACTGCATATAATGCATTAGATGAAGATTACAGAAACTTCATAGAAAATGGTGATTTTATTCCTGCACGCTCTAAAATATTCAATGCCTTTAAAACTCTTCCAAAATCAAAAGTAAAATATATCCTTTTTGGTCAAGACCCCTATCCAAGAGAAAAATCAGCTACAGGACATGCATTTATAGATGGTGCTGTAAAGAAAATTTTTAGTGACAAAGGGTTAAGCAAAGAGGTTAACAGAGCTACAAGTTTAAGAAACTTTGTAAAAATGGCACTGGTAGCTGACGGTTTTCTTAGTCCAGATGATCTTTCTCAAGAAGCTATAGCAAAAATAGACAAATCTTCTTTAATAGATACCATAGATGAGTTAAGGTGTAATTTTGAAAAGAGTGGCGTACTTTTACTAAATGCTGCACTACTATTTGAAAATAAAAAGGCTTCTAATTCTCATGCAAAGTCTTGGAGACCATTTATGCGTGTATTGCTAGAGAAATTAGATCAAGATGTCGAACTGATCCTATTTGGCAATTTGGCAAAAATGATCAAAAAAATTCCTGAATCTTCAAGATTTTTGCATCATGAAATGGAGCATCCATACAATCATACATTTATTTTAAACCCAAAAGCACAAGATTTGTTTGGACAAATGAAACTTTTGCAAAAAAAATAGAATTTTTTTCAAAAAACTCTTGAAATTGTAAAAAAAAAAGTGTATAATTCCCGTCCACAAAGAGAGATGCGCTCGTAGCTCAGCTGGATAGAGCACTGGTTTGCGGTACCAGCGGTCGCACGTTCGAATCGTGCCGGGCGCGCCATTTCAAACTCCAACCTACAATTTTAAATCTTTTAACTTTTCATCCAATTTAGATGTTTTTTAAACTGAGAAGGATCAAAAACTTTATCTGTATATACTCTAACATTTCCAAGTCTTGCACGTTTTAGTACAGAGTTATAAAAGTTCTCTTCTTGCCCTTTTCTCTTCTCCCTTTGATAAATATTTACAATCAATGCTCGTGCCGTACGTCCAAAATAGTCAACTATTGCATCATATTTATAAACAAAAGAAAGACCGTCCAATCGATGAACATATTTGCATTCAACTGTACCTATGCGATTATTTTCAATAAATAGAACATCGAACTCATTTATAACGTGGCTTTGTTCTTTTGAATGAGCTAAAAAGTCTATTTTACAACCCATTTTTACATCTTCAAATCCTGCCTCTTTACATTTCCAATATACATACTCTTCAAAAAGCTGACCTTGAAGTCTTCTTTTATTATGCTCATATTTAAGTTTGTTATTTTCAAGAATATCAATGCGGTTAAGAAGTTTCATTATGTCGTTGTAATGATTGTATGGAAAATCTTTACTATTGTTTAGTAAAGCTCTGCGAACATTTTGAAATCTTTCCTCATTCTCAAAAAGCTTGCAAACACTCTCTTTATCTTTTATAAACTCCTTTTCATCTATATACTCTACTATCTCATAACCTAGCATTGAACAGTATGTTTCTATATCCATTTCATCAGCGCTCTTTGTTGTAACTCTGCCATTTTCAATTTTGAAAATAGTATTGTCATATGCGTCATAACTTAAAAGAGCAGCTCTGTTTTGCAGAAAGAAAGAACCTAATATAATAGTAGGAGCAGCATTGGCATCAGATGAGAAAAAGATAACCTTCATACTATCTTTTGTAACTTTTTTGTAAAGATTGTGAATGCTCTCTATAGCTGTTTCATAAAAAGTCTCTGTATCAACAGACCAATTTAGTCCTAGTTTTTTACTGAAATGTTGCAAATTTCTCTTAAAACGAAAAGCTCGTCTCTGCTCCTCTTTATTATTATCTATAAGCAAAACAATTTCTCTTATTTCATCTCTAAGCGTATATATAGCTCCAAGTGATTGCGCTATATCTTCCCCTAAAAGCAATACAAGACGCACAGAAAATCCTTTATTGACTGTAATTAGACTGTTTGCATTATATTAGGAGTTTAATAAATATTGACTTTTCCAAAAAATTACTTAACAAAAAGAAAATTGATAATTAAGCGGTTTTAGTTGGCTTAGTCAAAGTAGTGATGTTTATGAGTGTCCAATGTGTGAGAGTAAGGATATTGTTATCATTAAAAGCGATGTTAAAGAGGAAAAATGAGTAAAAAGCTTTTTTTACTGGGTGGTTATGATGATCTGGCTATACTTATTCATACAATCTTAAAAGAGGTGATAAGTTGAATATTGAAGATAAAATAGTTGAAAAAATTAATTCTATTGAAGATGTTAAGAAAGATTTTCACAAACTATGGATAAACAAAGATAGTTTTAAGAAACATATTGAAAAAAGATTAAAACTGTCCCATATAAAAGATAAAGATGATTATATTTTTAAAACTATTGATTGTGTAATCAATGCAGATGAATATATATTGGCAATTCATAAAGATAGTTGGAATAATTTATGCTACAATAAAAATAATAACTGGGCTGTCATTTTTAATGAAAATGGCGAGATTATGACAAGTTATAAAGTTGAACCTGACAAAAAAGGTTTTGAAGAGCTTCATAAAGAGGTTGGTGGGAAAATAGAAAAAGGGGAAGTAGATGAGAGAGTTAGAGAAGCTTTTAAAAGATTACGAGAACGATATAAATCATTGGGAAAGTGATTTTGGAGAGGGGCATCTTTTTTTAGCTAATAGAGAAGCATTGATTCCTTTTGAAAAAACAAAAGAGGTGATTGAACTTGATAAAAAAGCTTTAAATGTTATTGAAAAAGATAAAAGCAAAGGAAGCGACAAACTATTTTTACTAAAATTAAGAGATATTATTTTAAACAATATTAACAAAAAAATAGATGAATCTTCTAAGGTGGCTTAACCTTCCTATTAAACCACCGCCTAACTCTAATCTTACATTATTAATACTTTTTTACTTTTAAGTTTCTGATTCTTTACCGGCAGGAGAGACAAATTGATCATTAAGTTTTCTAATGGCTGCTCTGCTGTAATCCATTATATTTTCCAGCTTATCAACTACTCGTTGGCTCCAGCCTTTGCCCCAGACACGCAATACAGGTCTAAACCATTTTGTATTGTATTCTATAGCTTTTGCTATTGCCTGATCTTTTTCTGCCCAGCGTTTAATTTCTAAATTTGCGTAAACTTTTCTTACTTTAAAGTGTATAAATATAATCAAAACAGTAATAGCAGCAGATATACCGCCTATAACTTCTACAGATGTTGGAAGTATGCCTGTCATAAAAAGTGCACCTGCACCACCTATGAAAATTAAGCTTAAAAGAGTATCGGTAATGACTACTCTTTTACCCCATCTACTAAGAGATTCACGAAGCTTTGGAAGTTTGTTATTGATTATATCTTTTGCAAAGTCTTCAAGTGCTTTAGAGATT
Protein-coding sequences here:
- a CDS encoding type II secretion system F family protein, whose protein sequence is MIYQYRGIDKKGQKRKGQLEAESIDEVKQRLKSQGIFYTDIKAEQSLLPKLSLKRAYRIKPSELAVISRDLAIFIKAGIPLVKALGLLKNQYEHHKKIETFLQTLITAIDEGKTLYGAMEKQSVVILPAFYKQAIKVSEESGILAGVLQKMSTFLKERERINKQIQGAFAYPAFILIASIGMVAFMISYVVPKIANIFTQMGQELPPITKFVINAGNIFSNYWVHMLVVLISAIILFYISRAKIPAFRTAVDRVLLSIPFFGPMIEKNELGKFSYMAAVLVQSGVPFVQAINLSAQILNNSVIKSLFLDSAQKVVEGKKLSIALKSEEFQVDPSFLQAIAIGEETSEVSPILQNLSELYFEENKDRLDVLLSLLEPALMLFVGGVIGFIVTAMLLPIFSINIQ
- a CDS encoding prepilin-type N-terminal cleavage/methylation domain-containing protein — translated: MQIDRFKGGFTLFELMLVIVIIGFIYALVAVKFSQNEEKKIKLSDLPKILRDSRFYKSAEVVCLEDNSKKCKIYFDNELSKMSLQLFKKKPIVYRLMPDETLKEVEFDPVIDEDQKPIPVYFRYKVRKNGAGDEIIVDDGKGALLMFAYADPVRFNDVESARDRVIDIKLKAYE
- the gspG gene encoding type II secretion system major pseudopilin GspG — its product is MMNKSRVYKQRGAFTLMELMIVIIILGLLAALVMPSLTGKSEEAKQKLVCIQMKNISQALKMFKVDNGRYPTTEEGLEALIKNPSPDDLPNYAKSGYLEDNNLPKDPWGHPFVYLEEDGKPELISLGADGKEGGSEENKDIRLSECK
- the miaA gene encoding tRNA (adenosine(37)-N6)-dimethylallyltransferase MiaA, with amino-acid sequence MKGYKIKTIAILGPTASGKSALSLELARNYNCVILSLDSLALYREIDIASAKPTITERGDILHFGIDVIDVDTPFNVALFIDLYKESVDFCKEQNKNLIIVGGTGFYLKTLIEGISELPKIDEETKKKVEEEMGDLQKAYSFLSKIDEVYAKNLMPTDRYRIEKALTIFYQTGTAPSLYFKNNPPKPVAKDLELFEISIDKEVLNRRIELRTNQMFEMGLVDEIANLEYKYGRNHNPMKAIGVKEILDYFDGKCSLKDAKELISIHTRQLAKRQRTFNRTQFPPHIQGTPEELKSNIAEVLLKN
- the mqnP gene encoding menaquinone biosynthesis prenyltransferase MqnP, with protein sequence MRLVKWYKDFNELIMFQHSVFSLPFIFIAMIVSANGWFGWKLLLLGVLAAVSARNFAMLVNRYLDRDIDAKNPRTKNRPNVDGRFSETQLRILIIVNAIFFIAVAYVINDLAFWLSFPILLILGGYSWFKRFSEMAHLVLGLSLGLAPIAGAIAVEGTIPMWSVMLAVGVMFWVAGFDLLYSLQDMEFDKKEGLYSIPSRYGSDATMFLAKIFHTIAVLFWAFFVSTAELGFFAWLAVIASAGMLAYEHHIVNKDFTKIDRAFFTVNGYLGFIVLGLIIVDRIVQ
- a CDS encoding DUF6115 domain-containing protein, yielding MNEIVLMIAALATVMLIVIIYLTIKDKESTRKIAMLETGIDTLNQELFRITKEIESLKKELKESDEKVLEIDTEMIDSIVHNKLKPFAVQMQNMDEKITFLSEDLFENLERIQNQMRHITFANDHTVPSEKQILQLHSQGMDAESIAKQLRLGKGEVELVLKFSKIHA
- a CDS encoding uracil-DNA glycosylase family protein, which encodes MLNVHPEWQETIKTAYNALDEDYRNFIENGDFIPARSKIFNAFKTLPKSKVKYILFGQDPYPREKSATGHAFIDGAVKKIFSDKGLSKEVNRATSLRNFVKMALVADGFLSPDDLSQEAIAKIDKSSLIDTIDELRCNFEKSGVLLLNAALLFENKKASNSHAKSWRPFMRVLLEKLDQDVELILFGNLAKMIKKIPESSRFLHHEMEHPYNHTFILNPKAQDLFGQMKLLQKK
- a CDS encoding Card1-like endonuclease domain-containing protein, which produces MRLVLLLGEDIAQSLGAIYTLRDEIREIVLLIDNNKEEQRRAFRFKRNLQHFSKKLGLNWSVDTETFYETAIESIHNLYKKVTKDSMKVIFFSSDANAAPTIILGSFFLQNRAALLSYDAYDNTIFKIENGRVTTKSADEMDIETYCSMLGYEIVEYIDEKEFIKDKESVCKLFENEERFQNVRRALLNNSKDFPYNHYNDIMKLLNRIDILENNKLKYEHNKRRLQGQLFEEYVYWKCKEAGFEDVKMGCKIDFLAHSKEQSHVINEFDVLFIENNRIGTVECKYVHRLDGLSFVYKYDAIVDYFGRTARALIVNIYQREKRKGQEENFYNSVLKRARLGNVRVYTDKVFDPSQFKKHLNWMKS